One stretch of Pseudomonas azotoformans DNA includes these proteins:
- a CDS encoding permease yields MPNLASPQPNRGWSFWWKPALFLLVACVGLYYVKWSPYYLKAFVAADNHSIGASILHDQQSSPLAAALAYAQVYFLAIWKAAVLAVILGSLLQVLIPRDWLLRLFGRAGLGSTVRGGLFALPGMMCSCCAAPVAAGMRRQQVSVGAALAFWIANPVLNPATLVFMGFVLGWGFTALRLVAGIVLVVGVSLIAQRIARPDQVPEAALGAVAEVSAVESQPFLGRWLRTLWQLFWSTIPVYILAVLILGAARVWLFPHVDGAMANSLVWLVPLAIVGTLFVIPTAAEIPIVQTMMTLGMGTGPAVALLMTLPSVSLPSLLMLRKDFDARVLVTVAGLTMLVGVLCGLIGAAIL; encoded by the coding sequence ATGCCCAACCTTGCCTCCCCCCAGCCCAACCGGGGCTGGTCGTTCTGGTGGAAACCAGCGCTGTTCCTGCTGGTCGCCTGCGTCGGCCTCTACTACGTGAAGTGGTCGCCTTACTACCTCAAGGCCTTCGTCGCCGCCGATAACCACAGCATTGGCGCCTCGATTCTCCACGACCAGCAAAGCTCGCCCCTGGCGGCCGCGCTGGCGTATGCCCAGGTGTACTTCCTGGCGATCTGGAAGGCCGCCGTCCTGGCGGTGATCCTGGGCTCCCTCCTGCAAGTGCTGATCCCGCGCGACTGGCTGCTGCGCCTGTTCGGCCGTGCCGGGCTGGGTTCGACTGTGCGCGGCGGGCTGTTCGCCCTGCCGGGGATGATGTGCAGTTGCTGCGCGGCTCCGGTGGCGGCCGGCATGCGTCGGCAGCAGGTATCGGTGGGCGCGGCGCTGGCGTTCTGGATCGCCAACCCCGTGCTGAACCCGGCGACCCTGGTGTTCATGGGCTTCGTGCTGGGTTGGGGCTTCACCGCATTGCGGCTGGTGGCGGGGATTGTGCTGGTGGTGGGCGTGTCGCTGATCGCGCAACGTATCGCCCGCCCGGACCAGGTACCGGAAGCGGCGCTGGGCGCGGTCGCCGAGGTCAGCGCGGTTGAGTCCCAGCCGTTCCTGGGCCGTTGGCTGCGGACCCTGTGGCAGTTGTTCTGGAGCACGATCCCGGTGTACATCCTGGCCGTGCTGATCCTGGGTGCCGCGCGCGTGTGGCTGTTCCCCCATGTCGACGGCGCCATGGCCAACAGCCTGGTATGGCTGGTGCCGCTGGCGATTGTCGGTACGTTGTTCGTGATTCCCACCGCCGCCGAGATCCCCATCGTACAAACCATGATGACCCTGGGCATGGGCACCGGCCCGGCCGTGGCCTTGCTGATGACCCTGCCCAGCGTGAGCCTGCCGTCGCTGCTGATGCTGCGCAAGGACTTCGATGCGCGGGTGCTGGTGACGGTGGCTGGGTTGACTATGTTGGTGGGAGTACTGTGTGGGTTGATCGGCGCGGCTATTCTTTAG
- a CDS encoding histidine phosphatase family protein, whose product MTIKPLRLVQRLKRYSYIMLPLLLIGGAIDLTLESRISNADQVDGVQTLVFLRHGEKPAGGLGQLNCQGLNRAMNLATLLPEKFGKANFVFAANPTRNVEEGELDHSYSYIRPLMTISPSAIKLGLPVNIKFSANDTSALADELVEDKYHNSIIYTAWSHGYLPELINKVASEASGEKHTITDDWSGSDYDTLYVLTLTWHNGKASLLSRNYKQGLNNGEETCPPPTQVSAES is encoded by the coding sequence ATGACGATCAAGCCTCTGCGCCTAGTGCAACGACTGAAACGCTATTCATACATCATGTTGCCGCTATTGCTGATCGGCGGCGCCATCGACCTGACCCTGGAGTCGCGCATCAGCAACGCCGACCAGGTAGACGGTGTGCAAACCCTGGTCTTCCTGCGCCACGGTGAAAAACCCGCCGGCGGCCTGGGCCAGCTCAATTGCCAGGGCCTCAACCGGGCGATGAACCTCGCGACCCTGCTGCCGGAAAAGTTCGGCAAGGCCAACTTCGTGTTCGCCGCCAACCCGACACGCAATGTGGAGGAAGGCGAGCTGGACCATTCCTACAGCTATATTCGCCCGCTGATGACCATCAGCCCCAGCGCGATCAAGCTCGGCCTGCCGGTCAACATCAAGTTTTCCGCAAATGACACCAGTGCCCTCGCCGACGAACTGGTGGAAGACAAGTACCACAACTCCATCATCTACACCGCCTGGTCCCACGGTTACCTGCCGGAGTTGATCAACAAGGTGGCGAGCGAAGCGTCCGGCGAAAAACACACCATCACCGACGACTGGTCCGGCAGCGACTATGACACGCTGTATGTGCTGACGTTGACCTGGCACAACGGCAAGGCCTCGTTGCTGAGCCGCAACTACAAGCAGGGCCTGAACAACGGCGAAGAAACCTGCCCACCCCCGACTCAGGTGAGTGCCGAGAGCTGA
- a CDS encoding glutathione S-transferase N-terminal domain-containing protein yields the protein MNPLAAFPINSKWPAQHPERLQLYSLPTPNGVKVSIMLEELGLPYEAHKVSFETQDQLSPEFLSLNPNNKIPAIIDPNGPSGQPLALFESGAILIYLAEKTSQLLSEDPATRYETIQWLMFQMGGIGPMFGQLGFFNKFAGKAYEDKRPRDRYAAESRRLLDVLEKRLLGRTWIMGDEYSIADIATFPWVRNLIGFYESGDLVGIADFPNVLRALDGFVARPAVIRGLNIPS from the coding sequence ATGAACCCACTCGCCGCGTTCCCGATCAACAGCAAATGGCCTGCCCAGCATCCCGAGCGCCTGCAACTGTACTCGCTGCCGACCCCCAACGGGGTAAAAGTGTCGATCATGCTCGAAGAGCTCGGCCTGCCCTATGAAGCGCACAAAGTCAGCTTCGAGACCCAGGACCAGTTATCTCCCGAGTTCCTGTCGCTGAACCCCAACAACAAGATCCCTGCGATCATCGACCCCAATGGCCCCAGCGGCCAGCCGCTGGCGTTGTTCGAATCCGGCGCGATCCTGATCTACCTGGCGGAAAAAACCAGTCAATTGCTCTCCGAGGACCCGGCGACACGTTATGAAACCATTCAATGGCTGATGTTCCAGATGGGCGGTATCGGCCCGATGTTCGGCCAGTTAGGTTTTTTCAACAAATTCGCCGGCAAGGCCTACGAAGACAAACGCCCGCGCGACCGTTATGCCGCCGAATCCCGGCGCCTGCTCGATGTGCTGGAAAAACGCCTGCTGGGCCGTACCTGGATCATGGGCGACGAGTACAGCATCGCTGATATCGCCACCTTCCCGTGGGTCCGCAACCTGATCGGTTTCTACGAGTCCGGTGACCTTGTGGGCATTGCCGACTTTCCCAATGTGCTGCGCGCGCTGGACGGTTTCGTTGCACGGCCGGCGGTGATCCGCGGCCTTAATATTCCGAGTTGA
- a CDS encoding PhzF family phenazine biosynthesis protein, whose translation MPTFDFKQLDVFSRVPLKGNPLAVVFGADSLGDQQMADFANWTNLSETTFLLTPRDPRADYRVRIFTTLTELPFAGHPTLGSCHAWLQAGGIPKGEDIVQECEIGLVRIRRQGDELAFIAPPLLRSGTVDAPLLERVRLGLGLEPGAIVRSQWVDNGAGWLAVMLADRDQVLALRPDYSQLLGLAVGVIAPCDAGRDDVDAQFEVRAFIAGDGAQEDPATGSLNAGLAQWLLSEGLAPERFVVSQGTAIGRAGRIRVERQGDEIWIGGAVSVCIEGRVQL comes from the coding sequence ATGCCGACTTTCGATTTCAAACAGCTGGACGTGTTCAGCCGCGTGCCGCTCAAAGGCAACCCGCTGGCGGTGGTGTTCGGCGCTGACAGCCTGGGCGACCAACAGATGGCGGATTTCGCCAACTGGACCAACCTCAGTGAAACCACGTTCTTACTGACGCCACGCGATCCCCGGGCTGACTACCGGGTGCGGATTTTCACCACCTTGACCGAATTGCCTTTCGCCGGGCACCCGACGCTGGGCAGTTGCCATGCCTGGTTGCAGGCAGGCGGTATCCCCAAAGGCGAGGACATCGTCCAGGAGTGCGAAATCGGCCTGGTGCGTATCCGTCGCCAAGGCGATGAACTGGCGTTTATCGCGCCGCCGTTATTGCGCTCCGGCACCGTGGACGCGCCGTTGCTGGAGCGTGTGCGCCTGGGTTTGGGCCTGGAGCCGGGGGCCATCGTGCGCAGCCAGTGGGTGGACAATGGCGCCGGCTGGCTCGCGGTGATGCTGGCAGACCGTGACCAGGTCCTGGCGTTGCGGCCGGACTATTCGCAACTGTTGGGGTTGGCCGTAGGTGTGATCGCCCCCTGTGACGCCGGGCGCGATGATGTGGACGCGCAATTTGAAGTGCGAGCCTTTATTGCCGGCGACGGCGCCCAGGAAGACCCGGCCACCGGCAGCTTGAACGCCGGGCTCGCGCAATGGTTGCTCAGCGAGGGCCTGGCGCCCGAGCGCTTTGTGGTCAGCCAGGGCACCGCCATAGGTCGGGCAGGGCGGATCCGCGTTGAGCGCCAGGGCGATGAAATCTGGATCGGTGGCGCTGTTTCGGTGTGCATCGAAGGGCGTGTACAGCTCTAG
- the hemB gene encoding porphobilinogen synthase: MTSQFPQARPRRLRRSPELRGLFQETEFTLNDLVLPIFVEEEIDDFVPITSMPGVQRIPEKKLAGEIERYARAGIKSVMTFGVSHHLDASGSDTWKERGLVSRMSSIIKDAVPEMIVMSDTCFCEYTDHGHCGVMHGAHVDNDATLVNLGKQAVAAARAGADVIAPSAAMDGQVQAIRRALDDAGFTHIPIMAYSTKFASALYGPFREAGGSALKGDRKSYQMNPMNRREAVRESLLDEQEGADALMVKPAGAYLDIIRDIREASRLPVAAYQVSGEYAMIKFGAQAGAIDEDRVVRETLGSIKRAGADLIFTYFAMDLALAGI; encoded by the coding sequence ATGACCAGCCAGTTCCCCCAAGCCCGTCCACGCCGCCTGCGCCGCTCCCCGGAGCTGCGTGGCCTGTTCCAGGAAACCGAATTCACCCTCAACGACTTGGTGCTGCCGATTTTCGTCGAAGAAGAAATCGATGACTTCGTGCCTATCACCAGCATGCCGGGCGTGCAGCGCATCCCTGAGAAGAAACTGGCCGGCGAGATCGAGCGTTATGCCCGTGCCGGCATCAAGTCGGTGATGACCTTCGGCGTGTCCCATCATCTGGACGCCAGCGGCAGCGACACCTGGAAGGAGCGTGGCCTGGTCTCGCGCATGTCCTCGATCATCAAGGATGCCGTGCCGGAAATGATCGTGATGTCCGATACCTGCTTCTGCGAATACACCGACCACGGCCACTGCGGTGTGATGCACGGTGCCCATGTCGACAACGACGCGACGCTGGTTAACCTCGGCAAGCAGGCCGTGGCCGCCGCCCGTGCCGGTGCCGATGTGATTGCCCCTTCGGCGGCGATGGACGGCCAGGTCCAGGCGATCCGCCGTGCCCTGGATGACGCCGGTTTCACCCATATCCCGATCATGGCTTACTCGACCAAATTCGCCTCGGCCCTCTACGGCCCGTTCCGCGAAGCCGGTGGCAGTGCGCTCAAGGGCGACCGCAAGAGCTACCAGATGAACCCGATGAACCGCCGCGAAGCCGTACGCGAATCGCTGCTGGACGAACAGGAAGGCGCAGATGCGCTGATGGTCAAGCCGGCCGGTGCCTACCTCGACATCATCCGCGACATCCGCGAAGCCTCGCGCCTGCCGGTGGCGGCGTACCAGGTGAGCGGCGAGTACGCGATGATCAAGTTCGGCGCCCAGGCCGGGGCGATCGATGAGGACCGTGTGGTGCGTGAGACGCTGGGCTCGATCAAGCGCGCGGGTGCGGATTTGATCTTCACCTACTTCGCGATGGACCTGGCGTTGGCCGGGATCTAG
- a CDS encoding DUF1615 domain-containing protein, producing MSSSRLTLLLCSLLVLAGCSTTRNPQQPQRSEAEVKAQVVRLLPAKVADREGWAQDIYTAFDTQNIYPSTENICAVLAVTEQESTYQVDPPVPNMGKIAQDEILRRAGNVHVPAFVVRSALQLRSPSGKTYADRLNAARTEKDLSGIFDDFISMVPLGNTLFGGFNPVHTAGPMQVSIDFAQKQARGYPYTVDGTIRREVFTRRGGMYFGIAHLLGYPVNYDRPLYRFADFNAGWYASRNAAFQAAVSRVSGTELALDGDLIRYGSLLPGTTELAVRSLGAKLDMRNPSIRSQLEQGEQLDFEDTTLYKRVFALADKAAGKPMPRAILPGIVLKSPKITRNLTTAWFAQRVDERYQRCLKR from the coding sequence ATGTCTTCGTCCCGTCTTACCCTTTTACTCTGTTCGCTACTGGTACTGGCCGGCTGCTCCACCACGCGCAACCCGCAACAGCCGCAGCGCAGCGAGGCCGAGGTGAAAGCACAGGTCGTGCGGCTGTTGCCGGCCAAGGTGGCCGATCGCGAGGGCTGGGCCCAGGACATCTACACCGCCTTCGATACCCAGAACATCTACCCCAGCACGGAAAACATCTGCGCGGTGCTGGCGGTGACCGAGCAGGAGTCGACCTATCAGGTCGACCCGCCGGTGCCCAACATGGGCAAGATCGCCCAGGACGAAATCCTGCGGCGTGCCGGCAACGTGCATGTGCCGGCGTTTGTCGTGCGCAGCGCCCTGCAACTGCGCTCACCCAGTGGCAAGACCTACGCCGACCGCCTCAATGCTGCGCGCACGGAGAAGGACCTGAGCGGCATCTTTGATGACTTCATCAGCATGGTGCCCCTGGGCAATACGTTGTTTGGTGGTTTCAACCCGGTGCATACCGCAGGCCCGATGCAGGTGAGTATCGACTTTGCGCAGAAACAGGCGCGGGGTTATCCCTACACGGTGGATGGCACGATTCGTCGCGAAGTCTTTACCCGGCGTGGTGGCATGTACTTCGGCATTGCGCATTTACTGGGTTACCCGGTGAACTACGATCGGCCGCTGTATCGCTTTGCCGATTTCAATGCCGGGTGGTACGCCAGCCGCAATGCCGCATTCCAGGCGGCCGTCAGCCGCGTCTCGGGCACCGAGTTGGCCCTGGATGGAGATTTGATTCGCTATGGCTCACTGCTGCCCGGCACCACCGAGCTGGCGGTGCGTTCATTAGGGGCAAAACTGGACATGCGCAACCCCAGCATCCGCAGTCAGCTGGAGCAGGGCGAGCAATTGGACTTCGAGGACACCACCCTGTACAAGCGCGTGTTCGCGCTGGCCGACAAGGCCGCCGGCAAGCCGATGCCACGGGCCATCCTGCCGGGCATCGTGCTCAAGAGTCCCAAGATCACCCGTAACCTGACCACGGCCTGGTTTGCCCAGCGGGTCGACGAGCGCTATCAGCGCTGCCTGAAGCGCTGA
- a CDS encoding DUF4349 domain-containing protein has protein sequence MRHLDGKPKPYLLFLLATLAVAGCSPKDQSSARVINGEQSRAGAQLAYEHELSLALPGALLAPRMQATREACETARFGACNILGITEDGSGGQIILRIAPTGVEPMVAMAAEGGKLGQRITTAEDLADAVADVRRRQDRLQAQQQRLDELAKRKDITVSDLIALSKEQAGIENDLQELTQVAAGQQRRLDTNRVTLNFRSSDGANQPSRFSRMFSNLGDNLVDGTADALERSSYVLPFVILAFPVLWLWVWLWRRFVKRRT, from the coding sequence ATGCGCCATCTGGACGGCAAGCCAAAACCCTATCTCCTGTTCCTGCTGGCAACCCTGGCCGTTGCCGGCTGTTCGCCCAAGGATCAGTCCAGCGCACGGGTGATCAACGGCGAACAAAGCCGGGCCGGCGCGCAGTTGGCCTATGAACATGAACTGAGCCTGGCCCTGCCCGGCGCCCTGCTCGCGCCGCGCATGCAGGCCACCCGCGAGGCCTGCGAAACCGCGCGTTTTGGTGCCTGCAATATCCTCGGCATCACCGAAGACGGCAGCGGCGGCCAGATCATCCTGCGCATCGCGCCAACCGGGGTCGAACCGATGGTTGCCATGGCGGCTGAAGGCGGCAAGCTCGGCCAGCGCATCACCACCGCCGAGGACCTGGCCGATGCCGTCGCCGACGTACGCCGCCGCCAGGACCGCCTGCAGGCTCAACAACAACGGCTGGATGAGCTGGCCAAGCGCAAGGACATCACCGTCAGTGACCTGATTGCCTTGAGCAAGGAGCAGGCCGGTATTGAAAACGATCTACAGGAACTGACCCAGGTTGCCGCCGGCCAGCAACGTCGTCTGGATACGAACCGGGTGACGCTGAACTTCCGTTCCTCTGACGGCGCAAACCAGCCATCACGGTTCAGCAGGATGTTCAGCAACCTGGGCGACAATCTGGTCGACGGCACCGCCGACGCCCTGGAGCGATCAAGCTATGTACTGCCGTTCGTGATCCTGGCGTTCCCGGTGCTGTGGTTGTGGGTGTGGCTGTGGCGGCGTTTTGTCAAACGTCGCACCTGA
- a CDS encoding acetyl-CoA C-acetyltransferase, whose product MQDVVIVAATRTAVGSFQGSLANIPAPELGAAVIRRLLEQTGLDPAEVDEVILGQVLTAGSGQNPARQASILAGLPHAVPSLTLNKVCGSGLKALHLGAQAIRCGDAEVIIAGGMENMSLAPYVLPAVRTGLRMGHAKMIDSMITDGLWDAFNDYHMGITAENLVDKYGISREAQDAFAAASQQKAAAAIEAGRFVDEITPILIPQRKGDPVAFAVDEQPRAGTTAESLGKLKPAFKKDGSVTAGNASSLNDGAAAVLLMSVDKAKALGLPVLARIASYANAGVDPAIMGIGPVSATRRCLDKAGWSLGDLDLIEANEAFAAQSLAVGKELEWDADKVNVNGGAIAIGHPIGASGCRVLVTLLHEMIKRDAKKGLATLCIGGGQGVALALERA is encoded by the coding sequence ATGCAAGACGTCGTGATTGTTGCTGCCACCCGCACCGCCGTGGGCAGCTTCCAGGGTTCGCTGGCGAACATTCCGGCACCGGAACTGGGCGCCGCCGTGATCCGTCGCCTGCTGGAGCAGACCGGCCTGGACCCGGCCGAAGTGGATGAAGTGATCCTCGGCCAGGTCCTCACCGCAGGCTCCGGCCAGAACCCGGCGCGCCAGGCGTCGATCCTGGCCGGCCTGCCCCACGCGGTGCCCAGCCTGACCTTGAACAAGGTTTGCGGCTCGGGCCTCAAGGCCCTGCACCTGGGCGCCCAGGCCATCCGTTGCGGTGACGCCGAGGTAATCATCGCCGGCGGCATGGAAAACATGAGCCTGGCTCCGTACGTATTGCCCGCCGTGCGCACCGGTTTGCGCATGGGCCACGCCAAGATGATCGACAGCATGATCACCGATGGCCTGTGGGACGCGTTCAACGACTACCACATGGGCATCACCGCCGAGAACCTGGTGGACAAGTACGGCATCAGCCGTGAAGCCCAGGACGCGTTCGCCGCTGCCTCCCAGCAGAAAGCCGCTGCGGCGATCGAGGCTGGGCGGTTTGTCGATGAGATCACACCGATCCTGATTCCTCAGCGCAAAGGCGACCCGGTGGCCTTCGCCGTCGATGAACAACCCCGAGCCGGCACCACCGCCGAATCCCTGGGCAAGCTGAAACCAGCGTTCAAGAAAGACGGCAGCGTCACCGCCGGCAACGCCTCCAGCCTCAACGACGGCGCCGCTGCGGTGCTGCTGATGAGCGTCGACAAGGCCAAGGCCCTCGGCCTGCCAGTGCTGGCGCGCATTGCCAGCTACGCCAACGCCGGCGTCGACCCGGCGATCATGGGCATCGGCCCGGTATCGGCCACCCGCCGTTGCCTGGACAAAGCCGGTTGGAGCCTGGGCGACCTGGACCTGATCGAAGCCAACGAAGCCTTCGCCGCTCAATCCCTGGCGGTGGGCAAAGAGCTGGAATGGGACGCCGACAAGGTCAACGTCAACGGCGGCGCCATCGCCATCGGCCACCCGATCGGCGCCTCGGGCTGCCGCGTGCTGGTAACCCTGCTGCATGAAATGATCAAGCGCGATGCCAAGAAAGGCCTGGCGACCCTGTGCATCGGCGGCGGCCAAGGCGTAGCCCTAGCCCTCGAACGCGCTTGA
- a CDS encoding CoA transferase subunit B translates to MALTREQMAQRVAREMQDGYYVNLGIGIPTLVANYIPEGMEVMLQSENGLLGMGPFPTEDTIDADMINAGKQTVTARIGASIFSSAESFAMIRGGHVDLTVLGAFEVDVQGNIASWMIPGKLVKGMGGAMDLVAGAENIIVIMTHASKDGESKLLSQCSLPLTGANCIKRVLTDLAYLEIENGAFVLKERAPGVSVEEIVSKTAGKLIVPDHVPEMHFQ, encoded by the coding sequence ATGGCTCTTACCCGCGAACAAATGGCTCAACGCGTCGCCCGCGAAATGCAGGACGGTTACTACGTGAACCTGGGCATCGGCATTCCGACCCTGGTGGCCAACTACATTCCCGAAGGCATGGAAGTGATGCTGCAATCGGAAAACGGCCTGCTTGGCATGGGCCCGTTTCCGACCGAAGACACCATCGATGCCGACATGATCAACGCCGGCAAGCAGACCGTCACCGCGCGTATCGGCGCGTCGATCTTCTCGTCCGCCGAGTCCTTCGCGATGATCCGCGGCGGCCACGTCGACCTCACGGTACTCGGTGCATTTGAAGTCGACGTACAGGGCAACATCGCGTCGTGGATGATCCCCGGCAAGCTGGTCAAAGGCATGGGCGGCGCCATGGACCTGGTGGCCGGTGCGGAAAACATCATCGTGATCATGACCCACGCGTCCAAGGACGGTGAGTCCAAGCTGCTCAGCCAGTGCAGCCTGCCGTTGACTGGCGCCAACTGCATCAAGCGTGTATTGACGGACCTGGCGTACCTGGAAATCGAAAATGGCGCTTTTGTCCTCAAGGAACGCGCACCTGGCGTCAGCGTTGAAGAGATTGTGAGCAAGACCGCCGGTAAACTGATCGTCCCGGACCACGTTCCAGAAATGCATTTCCAGTGA
- a CDS encoding CoA transferase subunit A codes for MAGFDKRVASYEEALAGLEDGMTVLSGGFGLCGIPENLIAEIKRKGTRDLTVVSNNCGVDGFGLGVLLEQKQISKVIASYVGENALFEKQLLSGEIEVVLTPQGTLAEKMRAGGAGIPAFFTATGVGTPVAEGKETREFNGRPYLMEESITGDFAIVKGWKADHFGNVIYRHTAQNFNPLAATAGKITVVEVEEIVEPGELDPAQIHTPGIYVDRIICGTFEKRIEQRTVRK; via the coding sequence ATGGCAGGTTTCGATAAACGCGTGGCGTCCTACGAGGAAGCACTGGCGGGCCTGGAGGACGGCATGACCGTACTCTCCGGTGGTTTTGGCCTGTGCGGTATTCCGGAAAACCTCATTGCCGAGATCAAGCGCAAAGGCACCCGCGACCTTACCGTGGTTTCCAACAACTGCGGCGTCGACGGCTTTGGCCTGGGCGTGCTGCTGGAGCAAAAACAGATCAGCAAGGTGATCGCCTCCTACGTCGGTGAAAACGCGCTGTTCGAGAAGCAACTGCTCAGCGGTGAAATCGAAGTGGTGCTGACGCCACAAGGCACCCTGGCAGAAAAAATGCGCGCAGGCGGCGCCGGCATCCCGGCCTTCTTCACCGCCACCGGCGTTGGCACCCCGGTTGCCGAAGGCAAGGAAACCCGCGAATTCAACGGCCGCCCGTACCTGATGGAAGAGTCCATCACCGGCGACTTCGCCATCGTCAAAGGCTGGAAAGCCGACCATTTCGGCAACGTCATCTACCGCCACACCGCCCAGAACTTCAACCCGCTGGCCGCCACCGCCGGCAAGATCACGGTGGTCGAAGTCGAAGAAATCGTCGAACCGGGCGAGCTGGACCCGGCGCAGATCCACACCCCTGGCATCTACGTCGACCGGATCATCTGCGGCACGTTCGAGAAGCGCATCGAACAGCGCACCGTGCGCAAATAA
- a CDS encoding LysR family transcriptional regulator: MTVKQMRAFLAVAQSLSFAAACERLHLSQSALSLTIKGLEEGLGGRLFSRNTRNVALTPEGESLLPLARRLIADWDNAEDELRQRFTLQRGRVTVAAMPSFAGNLLPPILKIFRARYPQVNVTVHDLINEQVLEMVRDRQVELGVAFEPSDGSSLAFTPLYLDRFIAVVPGDSPLVELDEIDWKTLLEQPFITLQRPSTVRVMLEEHLGALQMKLPVALESHQLATVGKMVAMGLGVSAVPALCARQMEEAGARCITLRDPVIERPIGVLTKPGHELSAAAQVLFDIFCEEAKKGRFPAVL, translated from the coding sequence ATGACCGTTAAACAGATGCGTGCGTTTCTCGCCGTGGCCCAGAGCCTGAGTTTCGCCGCCGCCTGCGAGCGCCTGCATCTTTCCCAGTCGGCGCTGAGCCTGACCATCAAGGGCCTGGAAGAAGGCCTGGGCGGGCGGCTGTTCAGCCGTAACACACGCAATGTGGCGCTAACCCCCGAGGGTGAATCCCTGCTACCACTGGCACGCCGGCTCATTGCCGATTGGGACAACGCCGAAGACGAACTGCGCCAGCGCTTTACCCTGCAACGCGGGCGGGTCACGGTGGCGGCGATGCCGTCGTTCGCGGGCAACTTGCTGCCGCCGATCCTGAAGATATTCCGCGCGCGTTACCCTCAGGTGAACGTCACGGTGCACGACCTGATCAACGAACAGGTGCTGGAAATGGTGCGCGACCGCCAGGTGGAACTGGGCGTGGCGTTCGAGCCGTCAGACGGTTCGTCGCTGGCGTTCACGCCGTTGTACCTGGATCGCTTCATTGCCGTAGTGCCGGGAGATTCGCCGTTGGTTGAGCTTGATGAAATCGACTGGAAAACGCTGTTGGAGCAGCCGTTCATCACTTTGCAGCGCCCGTCCACGGTGCGGGTGATGCTGGAAGAGCACCTTGGCGCTCTACAGATGAAGCTGCCGGTAGCGCTGGAAAGCCATCAACTGGCGACCGTAGGCAAGATGGTGGCGATGGGGTTGGGTGTCAGTGCCGTCCCTGCATTGTGTGCGCGGCAGATGGAGGAGGCGGGGGCTCGTTGCATCACCTTGCGTGATCCGGTGATCGAACGACCGATTGGGGTGCTGACCAAACCCGGTCATGAACTCTCGGCGGCAGCGCAGGTGTTATTTGATATCTTTTGCGAGGAAGCGAAGAAGGGACGATTTCCCGCAGTGTTATAG